The following is a genomic window from Desulfotomaculum sp..
ACAGGGTGACTGGAAAGCTTGAAAAATTTGTCCCGGAAGCAAAAGTAATTCACATTGATATAGACCCGGCTGAAATCGGAAAAAATGTAAAAGTAGACATACCGCTTGTGGGAGACGTTAAAAACTCGCTGGCGGAACTTGTCAAATATTTGGAGGCAAAGCCTTCCGGCGCCTGGCAGGAACAGGTGCAGGACTGGAAAAAGGAATATCCTTTGACTTTTGAAGATACTAAAGAAGGCAGGCTTAAACCTCAGTATGTAATCAGAGAGATCTACCGCGCCGGCCAGGACCGGGCAAAAATAGTTACTGATGTGGGGCAGCACCAGATGTGGTCCGCACATTATTACGACTACACCCGGCCGCGTTCCTTTATCTCTTCCGGAGGGCTCGGAACGATGGGCTTCGGGCTTCCGGCGGCCATCGGAGTTCAGGTTGCCTGCCCGGATGAACTGGTCTTTAACATCGCCGGCGACGGAAGTATCCAGATGAACATACAGGAACTGGCCACTGCGGTTAATAACAATCTTCCTATTAAAATAGCTATTTTAAATAACGGTTACCTGGGAATGGTCAGGCAGTGGCAGGAGCTTTTTTACAACCACAGGTATTCACATACCGAGCTGATCAATCCGGATTTCACCAAGATTGCCGAGGCGTATGGCGCCGTGGGGATGCGGATAGAGAGGCAGGAGGACGTGGCGCCGGCGCTTCAGGAAGCTCTGGCGGTAAAAAAACCCGTCGTGATGGATTTTCTGGTTGAACGTGAAGAAAATGTGCTGCCGATGGTGCCCCCCGGTGAGCCACTGGACAAGATGCTGGGATAAGAGGAGATTATTTAGATGAAACATACGCTTTCTGTTCTGGTTGAGAATCAGCCCGGTGTACTGGCCAGGGTTGCGGGGCTTTTCAGCCGCCGGGGATTTAACATTGACAGCCTGGCTGTGGGGCAGACGGAAAATCCGGCTGTTTCACGGATGACCATAGTAGTCGAGGGCGACGGCCGGATTGTGGAGCAGGTAACCAAGCAGCTTCACAAACTTATCGACGTGATCAAGGTCGGCGACATCACCGCTGAAAAATATGTCGACAGGGAACTGGTCATGGTCAAGGTGAACGCCGATGCCGGCCAGCGCGGTGAAATAATGCTCATCGCGGACATTTTCAGGGCGCGCGTCATTGATTTAGGACGCCGCACGCTTACCCTGGAATGCACCGGCGATGAGGGAAAAATAACTGCATTTGAGGAATCCCTTCGCCCATACGGGATCAAAGAAATGGTCCGGACGGGGAAGGTGGCCATGTTAAGAGGCGCCAGGTTTACCACTGTTGGAAATTCGGGATTAGACCAGGATGACGAATAAAAATTAAGGAGAGTCCTCTATTGGAAATTACTGCTGCCCAGGCCCTGGTTCGCTGCCTGGAAAAAGAAAACATAGAAATCATCTTCGGTATTCCGGGCGCCGCTATAGCCCCGGTATATGACGCCCTGTACAATTCAAAAATCAAACACGTTCTGGTGAGGCACGAGCAGGGAGCGGTTCACGCCGCTGACGGCTATGCCCGGGCGACCGGCAGGGTTGGCGTCTGCATGGCCACTTCCGGGCCCGGGGCCACAAACCTGGTAACCGGGATAGCCAACGCTTACATGGATTCGGTGCCTATTGTCGTAATCACCGGCCAGGTGAATACCGAGCGGGTCGGAACCGACGCGTTCCAGGAAGTGGATACTACAGGGATAACAATTCCGATCACCAAGCATAATTTTTTGCTCAAAGACCCGGCTCAGCTGGGAGAAACGGTCAAAAAAGCTTTTTATATAGCTTCTACCGGCCGGTCCGGGCCGGTGCTGATCGACCTGCCCGGAGACGTCACAAGTTCAAAAATCAAGTTTAAGTACCCCGAAACGGTTAAGCTGCGCGGTTACAAGCCGACCTACCGGGGTCACCCGAATATGATTAAAGAGGCTGCAAGGCTGATCGGCGAAGCCCGGCGGCCGGTCATTTACGCTGGAGGAGGAATTCTCAGTTCCTCAGCCTTCGGTGAATTGAAACAGCTCGCCGAAACAATCGACGCGCCCGTAACCAACACCTTTATGGGCCTGTCGAGTTTTCCGGGAGATCACCCGCTTTTCCTGGGTATGTTGGGACTGCACGGCACACGCTACGCAAATATGGCAATTACAGAATGCGACCTGCTGATTGCCCTGGGGGCGCGTTTTGACGACCGCGTCACAGGCAGAATTTCCGCCTTTGCGCCAGACGCAAAGATAATTCATATTGATATCGACCCTGCTGAAATAGGGAAAAACGTAAAGATCAACATTCCCGTCGTAGGCGACGTTAAGCAAGTCTTGCAGTCACTGCTGACTCAGGTCAAGAAGACTGAGCGTCCGGAATGGCATAAACGGATCCAGGAACTCAAAGAGGCTTATCAGATGCGCTACAGCCGTGAGGGGGGGTTGAAACCCCAGTTTATTGTCGAGCGGCTCAATGCGGAAACAGGCGGGGATTCCCTGGTGGTTACCGACGTGGGCCAGCACCAGATGTGGGTTGCGCAGTATTACCGGTTTAACAAACCACGCATGCTGATTTCTTCCGGCGGTCTGGGCACAATGGGTTTCGGGCTTCCCGCAGCAGCAGGCGCCCAGTTGGGCATCCCGGGGCAGCAGGTCGTTCTGATTACGGGAGACGGCAGTTTTCAGATGACCATCCAGGAACTGGCCACAGTCAAAGAACAGAATCTGCCCTTAAAAATATTTATCCTGAACAATCAGAGACTGGGTATGGTCCGTCAGTTCCAGCAGGTTTATTATGAAGGAAGGTACATGGCGGTGGATTTTCTTTTCCATCCCGATTTCGAAGTTCTGGCCCGGGCATATGGAATCGACGGCTTTACCATCCGCAGCGAGGAGGACGCCGTCCGCATGCTGCCCGGGATTTTAAAGTCACCCGGCCCCGCCCTGGTGAACTGCCTGGTTTACCCCGAGGAAAACGTTATACCGATGGTCCCGGCCGGGAAAGGTATTGATGAAGCAATTGAATTTGCCGAGGGAGAGAGTAAGCTATGAGCATGAC
Proteins encoded in this region:
- the ilvB gene encoding biosynthetic-type acetolactate synthase large subunit, producing MEITAAQALVRCLEKENIEIIFGIPGAAIAPVYDALYNSKIKHVLVRHEQGAVHAADGYARATGRVGVCMATSGPGATNLVTGIANAYMDSVPIVVITGQVNTERVGTDAFQEVDTTGITIPITKHNFLLKDPAQLGETVKKAFYIASTGRSGPVLIDLPGDVTSSKIKFKYPETVKLRGYKPTYRGHPNMIKEAARLIGEARRPVIYAGGGILSSSAFGELKQLAETIDAPVTNTFMGLSSFPGDHPLFLGMLGLHGTRYANMAITECDLLIALGARFDDRVTGRISAFAPDAKIIHIDIDPAEIGKNVKINIPVVGDVKQVLQSLLTQVKKTERPEWHKRIQELKEAYQMRYSREGGLKPQFIVERLNAETGGDSLVVTDVGQHQMWVAQYYRFNKPRMLISSGGLGTMGFGLPAAAGAQLGIPGQQVVLITGDGSFQMTIQELATVKEQNLPLKIFILNNQRLGMVRQFQQVYYEGRYMAVDFLFHPDFEVLARAYGIDGFTIRSEEDAVRMLPGILKSPGPALVNCLVYPEENVIPMVPAGKGIDEAIEFAEGESKL
- a CDS encoding acetolactate synthase small subunit gives rise to the protein MKHTLSVLVENQPGVLARVAGLFSRRGFNIDSLAVGQTENPAVSRMTIVVEGDGRIVEQVTKQLHKLIDVIKVGDITAEKYVDRELVMVKVNADAGQRGEIMLIADIFRARVIDLGRRTLTLECTGDEGKITAFEESLRPYGIKEMVRTGKVAMLRGARFTTVGNSGLDQDDE